One region of bacterium genomic DNA includes:
- a CDS encoding MTH1187 family thiamine-binding protein, translating to MKAVAEIQVVPIGVGVSVRAQVRRAQELIRESGLVVQEHSFGTNVEGDLEAILDVVELIHEVLHAEGAPRLSTSIKLGTRTDKQPDLASKLR from the coding sequence ATGAAGGCAGTCGCAGAGATCCAGGTCGTTCCGATCGGCGTCGGCGTCTCCGTGCGGGCCCAGGTTCGCCGCGCCCAAGAGCTCATCCGTGAATCGGGCCTCGTCGTGCAGGAGCACTCCTTCGGCACCAATGTCGAGGGCGATCTCGAGGCCATCCTCGACGTCGTCGAGCTCATCCACGAGGTGCTGCACGCCGAGGGAGCTCCGCGGCTCTCGACTTCTATCAAGCTCGGTACGCGCACCGACAAACAGCCCGACCTCGCTTCGAAGCTGCGCTGA
- a CDS encoding enoyl-CoA hydratase/isomerase family protein: MSSWSLEIDERIATLALGRGKVNALNEETVEELAKHLPILAADAGVRGVILTGRGSFFSFGFDIPEFHSYSRQDFTRFLEKFTGLYTALFVFPKPVVAALNGHTIAGGCMLALACDRRLMVEGRAKISLNEITFGASIFAGSASMLTSLVGRKSAETVLFSGAMLDAGHAQQLGLIDQVTDPDDLASSARAVCTSLAAADPVAFRSLKRLVRGPIAERMKAREAESIREFVDIWYSDDTRRRLEEIRIRS, encoded by the coding sequence ATGAGCTCCTGGAGTCTCGAGATCGACGAGAGAATCGCTACGCTGGCCCTCGGCCGGGGCAAGGTCAACGCGCTCAACGAGGAAACCGTCGAGGAGCTCGCGAAGCACCTCCCCATTCTCGCTGCCGACGCCGGTGTCCGGGGCGTGATCCTGACCGGACGCGGCAGCTTCTTCTCTTTCGGATTCGATATCCCGGAGTTCCATTCCTATTCGCGGCAGGACTTTACCCGTTTCCTCGAGAAGTTCACCGGGCTCTACACAGCGCTCTTTGTCTTCCCCAAGCCCGTCGTCGCCGCCCTCAACGGTCACACCATCGCAGGTGGATGCATGCTGGCGCTGGCCTGCGATCGGCGTCTCATGGTGGAAGGGCGAGCTAAGATCTCCTTGAACGAGATTACCTTCGGTGCGTCGATCTTCGCGGGCAGCGCCAGCATGCTGACGAGCCTGGTGGGCCGCAAGAGTGCCGAGACTGTTCTCTTCTCGGGAGCCATGCTCGACGCGGGCCACGCCCAGCAGCTCGGACTGATCGATCAGGTGACCGACCCTGACGATCTCGCCTCTAGCGCCCGGGCCGTGTGCACGAGCCTGGCGGCGGCCGACCCGGTTGCCTTCCGAAGCCTCAAGCGGCTCGTTCGGGGCCCGATCGCCGAGCGCATGAAAGCGCGCGAAGCCGAATCGATCCGCGAGTTCGTGGATATCTGGTACTCGGACGACACCCGGCGGCGGCTCGAGGAGATCCGCATCCGTTCCTGA
- a CDS encoding serine hydrolase — translation MRKQRRVHIAAILTAATLIGPIALHSSAAEAADGDWERWGSPEEAGFSSAAIAAAEQHWQGLPDAPIGAFVMVFKGKILASFGRETSPFWCHSMRKSFLSALYGIHVANGNIDLDMTLEELDIDDSTALTPAEKQAKVRHLIKARSGIYIEAACEAPEMKAARPPRGSHPPDTFWYYNNWDFNALGTIFRQETGVDIFEEFQNRIGRHIGMQDFTPVTCHYAYEPFSEHPCYTFRMTTRDRARFGQLFLQNGRWGDRQIIPEEWVAESTRAYSQSEAVGRGYGYMWWTYEPEFFQLFLHDPRLRPLWGYAASGYGGQAILVLPDAEIVAACGVDVPAGGDLDILETAPLLEIILTGREIIDLRTLRAKAKPRRVAPGETLRLVAKLKNASPDRSLATSVDFYLAPEKTLDQSAWWLGKAKVNGLAAGKKKGARLKAAVPEDVPPGTYYLVTVADQDKSNYDLDRENNLKVGKKVVVK, via the coding sequence ATGCGCAAACAGCGCCGAGTTCATATCGCCGCGATCCTCACCGCGGCCACGCTGATCGGGCCGATCGCGCTCCATTCGTCTGCCGCCGAGGCTGCCGATGGAGATTGGGAGAGGTGGGGGAGTCCGGAAGAAGCGGGTTTCTCGTCGGCAGCAATCGCGGCCGCCGAGCAGCATTGGCAGGGCCTGCCCGATGCCCCGATCGGGGCCTTCGTCATGGTCTTCAAGGGCAAGATCCTGGCGAGCTTCGGGCGCGAGACCTCGCCGTTCTGGTGTCACTCGATGCGCAAGAGCTTCTTGAGCGCTCTGTACGGCATCCACGTCGCCAACGGCAACATCGATCTCGACATGACCTTGGAGGAGCTCGACATCGACGACTCGACGGCATTGACCCCGGCCGAGAAGCAAGCGAAGGTGCGCCATCTCATCAAAGCGAGATCCGGCATCTACATCGAGGCGGCCTGTGAAGCGCCGGAGATGAAGGCTGCGCGTCCGCCTCGGGGCTCGCATCCGCCCGACACCTTTTGGTACTACAACAACTGGGACTTCAACGCCCTCGGCACGATATTCCGGCAGGAGACTGGCGTCGATATCTTCGAGGAGTTTCAGAACAGGATCGGCCGCCACATCGGCATGCAGGACTTCACGCCGGTGACCTGCCACTACGCCTACGAGCCGTTCTCGGAGCACCCCTGCTACACCTTCAGGATGACGACTCGAGACCGGGCTCGCTTCGGCCAGCTCTTCCTGCAGAACGGCCGCTGGGGCGATCGTCAGATCATCCCCGAGGAGTGGGTCGCGGAGAGCACCCGGGCGTACTCTCAAAGCGAGGCGGTCGGGCGCGGGTACGGCTACATGTGGTGGACGTACGAACCGGAGTTCTTTCAGCTCTTCTTGCATGATCCTCGGCTGAGGCCGCTTTGGGGCTACGCCGCCAGCGGCTACGGCGGCCAAGCGATCCTGGTGCTCCCGGACGCCGAGATCGTCGCGGCGTGCGGGGTCGACGTTCCGGCCGGCGGAGACCTGGACATTCTCGAGACCGCACCGCTTCTCGAGATCATTCTGACCGGAAGAGAGATCATCGACCTGCGAACCTTGCGTGCCAAGGCCAAGCCGCGCCGTGTCGCCCCGGGCGAGACTCTGCGCCTGGTGGCGAAGTTGAAGAATGCCAGCCCCGACCGGTCGCTCGCCACCTCGGTGGATTTCTATCTGGCGCCCGAGAAAACCCTCGATCAGAGCGCCTGGTGGTTGGGAAAGGCGAAAGTCAACGGTCTCGCGGCGGGGAAGAAGAAGGGTGCGCGGCTCAAGGCCGCCGTGCCGGAGGACGTGCCGCCCGGCACGTACTATCTGGTGACCGTCGCCGATCAGGACAAGAGCAACTACGATCTCGACCGTGAGAACAACCTCAAGGTCGGCAAGAAGGTCGTGGTGAAGTAG
- a CDS encoding PAS domain-containing protein — protein MNGAKVVATASGAAFAVDAEGRMIAWNEAATNRLGYSSSDIVGRRCWTVLKGQDPAGGRFCAQNCPYIAPQEEPVNREQMLLRPIGEAETLFRSASGKATRVHLSTYVVQGESGKREIVHLI, from the coding sequence ATGAACGGTGCGAAGGTCGTTGCGACCGCGAGCGGTGCCGCGTTCGCGGTAGATGCAGAAGGCAGGATGATCGCCTGGAACGAGGCGGCTACGAACCGCTTGGGCTACAGCAGCTCCGACATTGTCGGCCGGCGCTGCTGGACGGTGCTGAAGGGCCAAGACCCGGCCGGCGGGCGCTTCTGCGCCCAGAACTGTCCTTACATCGCGCCGCAAGAAGAGCCGGTCAACCGAGAGCAGATGCTCCTTCGCCCGATTGGCGAGGCCGAGACGCTCTTCCGCAGCGCCTCGGGCAAGGCGACTCGGGTCCACCTATCGACCTACGTAGTGCAGGGAGAGTCCGGCAAAAGAGAGATCGTCCACCTCATCTAG
- a CDS encoding PQQ-binding-like beta-propeller repeat protein, whose amino-acid sequence MTRVRWWPAAVILTLVTIRLAVIWLGDAPSTQARVVPTLKVMVLAAALFFMWALLFSRLKGRTRLVILLVVLLAGGVLGSTVRITGVSGNVVPILAWRWAGDQALEDPLGPVLVTDRISLLGDYPQFYGPRRDATLPGPRLARDWRSSPPRQLWRRDVGEAWSAFAVVGSAAITQEQRGEEEVVVRYDLESGRQVWVHADRTRLETTVGGRGPRATPTIAEGRVYSLGATGILNCLDLESGDLIWSRDLVDDNQARLADYGMPSSPLLVDDLVVVQLARVGSSLVAYRRTDGEPVWRAGQDSGSYSSPILATVAGIRQLVIVNQRSIAGHLPESGEMLWREEWLHAGEKVTPPLLLGDDRLLISAGYGAGSRLLRLRADGRGLAIEELWNSLRLKSKFASMVLHEGTVYGLDDGILTALDPESGERLWKRGRYGHGQMILVGDLLLIQSEKGDVALVEPTPQEHRELARFEALSGKTWNPPALAGRHLLVRNNREAACYELPVES is encoded by the coding sequence ATGACCAGGGTCCGCTGGTGGCCTGCGGCGGTCATTCTCACTCTGGTGACGATTCGCCTGGCCGTTATCTGGCTCGGCGACGCGCCCAGCACCCAGGCGCGCGTGGTGCCCACGCTCAAGGTTATGGTCCTCGCCGCCGCCCTGTTCTTCATGTGGGCGCTACTGTTTTCGCGGTTGAAGGGCCGCACTCGGTTGGTCATCCTGCTGGTGGTGCTCCTTGCCGGCGGCGTTCTGGGGTCCACGGTCCGGATTACTGGCGTCAGCGGCAACGTGGTGCCCATCCTGGCTTGGCGCTGGGCCGGCGACCAGGCTCTCGAGGATCCCCTTGGACCGGTCTTGGTCACCGACCGAATCTCCCTCCTGGGGGACTATCCACAGTTCTACGGCCCGCGGCGCGATGCCACGCTCCCGGGTCCGCGCCTGGCCCGAGACTGGCGGTCGAGCCCGCCGCGCCAGCTCTGGCGTCGAGACGTGGGTGAAGCCTGGTCGGCCTTTGCCGTCGTCGGTTCTGCGGCGATTACCCAGGAGCAGCGCGGCGAAGAGGAAGTTGTGGTTCGCTATGACCTGGAGTCCGGCCGACAGGTTTGGGTTCATGCCGACCGCACGCGGTTGGAGACGACCGTCGGTGGCAGAGGCCCCAGGGCGACGCCGACGATCGCCGAAGGCCGTGTCTACTCCCTGGGCGCGACCGGCATCCTCAACTGTCTCGATCTCGAAAGCGGTGACCTCATTTGGTCGCGCGACCTAGTCGACGATAATCAGGCGCGTCTCGCCGACTACGGGATGCCGTCGTCCCCGTTGCTGGTCGACGATCTCGTGGTCGTCCAGTTGGCGCGGGTGGGCAGCTCCCTGGTTGCCTACCGCCGGACCGACGGCGAGCCGGTCTGGCGGGCGGGCCAGGACTCGGGAAGCTACAGCTCGCCGATACTGGCCACGGTGGCCGGGATCAGGCAGCTTGTGATCGTCAACCAAAGAAGCATCGCCGGCCATCTGCCCGAAAGCGGCGAAATGCTCTGGCGCGAGGAATGGCTCCATGCGGGCGAAAAGGTCACGCCACCCCTGCTCCTCGGTGACGATCGACTCTTGATCTCGGCGGGCTACGGAGCGGGCAGTCGCCTCTTGCGCCTCCGTGCAGACGGGAGGGGCCTGGCCATCGAGGAGCTGTGGAATAGCCTCCGCTTGAAGTCCAAGTTCGCCTCCATGGTGCTCCACGAGGGCACGGTCTACGGGCTCGACGACGGCATCCTCACCGCTCTCGACCCCGAAAGCGGCGAGCGGCTCTGGAAACGCGGGCGGTACGGTCACGGTCAGATGATCCTGGTCGGCGACCTTTTGTTGATCCAGTCGGAAAAGGGCGATGTGGCATTGGTCGAACCGACGCCGCAGGAGCATCGCGAGCTCGCGCGCTTCGAAGCGCTGAGCGGCAAGACCTGGAACCCACCTGCGCTTGCCGGTCGCCACCTGCTGGTCCGCAACAATCGGGAGGCGGCCTGCTACGAGCTCCCGGTCGAGTCCTGA
- a CDS encoding HXXEE domain-containing protein — translation MSRSLVNAASDKGLVHSRTSSPARTRSDPNKPWRLAWLLLTIALAAHVLDEALTDFLSVYNPAVATLRDTVPWLALPSFSFGAWITGLGIGILVLAALTPLARGDRPWMRRLSYVYGIIMTLNGLGHMGASLVLGRWMPGVVSSPFLLAAALFLLVSVPERPQPATPVDRESSGR, via the coding sequence GTGAGCCGCTCTCTCGTCAACGCTGCCTCAGACAAGGGGCTCGTTCACTCGCGCACCTCCTCACCGGCACGGACTCGCTCAGATCCCAACAAGCCGTGGCGACTCGCATGGCTCTTGCTGACCATAGCCCTGGCGGCGCACGTGCTCGACGAAGCCCTGACCGACTTTCTTTCGGTCTACAACCCCGCGGTCGCGACTCTTCGGGACACCGTGCCCTGGTTGGCTCTCCCCAGCTTTAGCTTCGGCGCGTGGATCACCGGTCTCGGAATCGGAATTCTCGTGCTGGCGGCGCTCACGCCCCTTGCTCGCGGCGACAGGCCTTGGATGCGGCGCCTGTCGTACGTCTACGGAATCATCATGACGCTGAACGGCCTGGGTCATATGGGCGCCTCGTTGGTGCTGGGCCGCTGGATGCCCGGCGTCGTCTCCTCGCCGTTTTTGCTGGCGGCCGCGCTCTTCCTGCTCGTGAGCGTGCCGGAGCGGCCACAGCCCGCGACGCCCGTCGATCGGGAGAGCTCGGGTCGATGA
- a CDS encoding GntR family transcriptional regulator, with amino-acid sequence MKIQIDTKSGVPFYRQIIEQVKIAVARGLLSPGHRLPTVRQLAVDLAVNPNTVVRAYRELEIERVIDTQQGSGTFVGKERPEIDDLERRRMLDQILTELLARASSYGFSPEDVFEGLRQRKEEPS; translated from the coding sequence TTGAAGATCCAGATCGACACTAAGAGCGGCGTCCCCTTCTACCGGCAGATCATCGAGCAGGTCAAGATCGCCGTTGCCCGCGGCCTCCTGAGCCCTGGGCACCGCCTACCGACCGTCCGCCAGCTGGCGGTCGACCTCGCCGTCAACCCCAATACCGTGGTTCGCGCTTACCGGGAGCTCGAGATCGAGCGGGTAATAGACACTCAGCAGGGCTCGGGCACCTTTGTCGGCAAAGAGCGCCCTGAGATCGACGATCTCGAGCGCCGCCGAATGCTCGACCAGATTCTCACCGAACTGCTGGCCCGCGCCTCGTCTTACGGCTTCTCGCCCGAGGATGTCTTCGAGGGCCTGCGCCAGCGCAAGGAGGAACCGTCATGA
- a CDS encoding slipin family protein: MTPKTTGSELGKALWARSLERFATTARADLRFAPLNVFLLVVIFAFGLAVHLSLYPFTVDAVALCLGSALVLAICIRTAQVWEAVVILGTADCLLIYLRLRPDSEVLLVTVVLALLIAPSVQIAYQWEKAVVLRFGRFRGLRSSGLFLIFPVIDKVAQFVDQRIRVSDFSAETTLTADTVPVNVDAIAFWMVWDAEKSVLEVEHYAKAVILSAQTALRNAIGKHDLAELLSERDRLGGEIQAVLDDKTSAWGITTQAVEIRDIIIPKGLEDAMSRQAQAERERQSRIILGTAETEIAEKFARASEHYRDNPVALHLRAMNMVYEGLRQKGSMIIVPSTAVETMGLGALGGLTAFDHGAPKESAQTTEPSGLPEGVSAEGGES, from the coding sequence ATGACCCCAAAAACCACCGGCTCCGAATTAGGCAAGGCCCTCTGGGCCCGCTCGCTCGAGAGGTTCGCCACCACGGCGCGCGCGGACCTCCGGTTCGCCCCGCTCAACGTCTTCCTGCTCGTCGTGATCTTCGCGTTCGGCCTGGCGGTCCACCTGAGTCTCTACCCGTTTACGGTCGATGCCGTCGCCCTCTGTCTCGGCTCGGCTTTGGTCCTCGCCATCTGTATCAGGACGGCTCAGGTCTGGGAGGCGGTGGTCATCTTGGGCACGGCCGACTGCCTGCTGATCTACCTCAGGCTCCGACCCGACAGCGAGGTGCTGCTGGTGACCGTGGTGCTGGCGCTGCTGATCGCGCCCTCCGTGCAGATCGCCTATCAATGGGAGAAGGCCGTGGTCCTGCGCTTCGGACGCTTTCGCGGCCTTCGCTCCTCTGGACTCTTTCTGATCTTCCCGGTGATCGACAAAGTGGCCCAGTTCGTCGATCAGCGAATCCGGGTCAGTGACTTCTCCGCCGAGACCACTCTCACTGCCGACACCGTCCCGGTCAACGTCGACGCCATCGCATTCTGGATGGTCTGGGACGCCGAGAAGTCCGTCCTCGAGGTGGAGCACTACGCCAAAGCCGTCATCCTGTCGGCGCAGACCGCGTTGCGCAACGCCATCGGCAAGCACGATCTGGCCGAGCTTCTCTCGGAGCGCGACCGGTTGGGCGGCGAGATCCAGGCAGTTCTCGACGACAAGACCAGCGCCTGGGGAATCACTACGCAGGCGGTGGAGATCCGCGACATCATCATTCCCAAGGGCCTCGAGGACGCCATGTCACGCCAGGCGCAGGCCGAACGTGAGCGCCAGAGCCGCATCATCCTGGGCACCGCCGAAACCGAGATCGCCGAGAAGTTCGCCCGCGCGTCCGAGCACTACCGCGACAACCCGGTTGCGCTCCATCTGCGGGCGATGAACATGGTCTACGAAGGGCTGCGACAGAAGGGCTCGATGATCATCGTCCCCTCCACCGCCGTCGAGACTATGGGCCTCGGAGCTCTTGGTGGGCTGACCGCCTTCGACCACGGCGCGCCCAAGGAGAGCGCCCAGACAACGGAGCCATCCGGGCTTCCCGAAGGTGTCTCGGCAGAGGGCGGTGAGTCGTGA